The following nucleotide sequence is from Roseivirga sp. BDSF3-8.
TTAAAATAGGCCAGTCCGCGAAGGAAATAAGCCTGCCCGAGCAGGCGGTCAGTAAGAGCAGGGTCCAGATCAGGCACGTTGGGTACATTTTCTAATGCCTGATTGGCCCTGTTCACTGTTATGTAATGGCCCGCCCAGAAGATATCCCCACCTTCATCGGCCGGAGGCAGGGTAAAGTTGCTAAGCCCTGTAAGAAAAGCCCAGGGGCTTCGGCTTCCTACTTCGTCGCTACGGCTGTCATTGTATATAGGCGTCATGCGCTGGTACCAGCCGTCTATGATCAGCGTATTATAAATGGCATCTACTGAGGCCACAGCCTGTTCCTCTGTGCTGTAGTATTCATCTGAAGACAATCGGTTAGGGTCCGGTATATCCAGTTTACTATCACAGCCAAGAAAGACTGCAGCCAGAAGGGTATATGTGAATATTCTGAATTTCATCTTTTCTTAAAATTTAAGTTGAACACCGCCCATAGTTGTTCTGGGCCTTGGGAAGGTACCGAAGTCGAATCCCGGCTCAAGGATAGCCGCCTGAAAGTCAGGATTGTATCCTTTGTAAGAACTGAAGGTGTGCACGTTCTGCATCGTTACGTAGATGCGGGCACTCTTGATGTTCAGTCTCTCCAGGAAAGTATCCGGCAGGTTGTATCCAAGTGAAAGGGTGTTAATACGGAAGTAGTCTCCGTCCTGCAGCCAGCCCGGGCGGTTAGAGTTTCTGGCATTCATATTAGGGTCGAGCCAGATCATGCGGGGGATGGTAGTGCTGGGGTTTTCCGGTGTCCAGCGGCCAAGGATATCCTCGTGCCAGTTAGTAAAGCCGGAAGAAAGCATCAGGCCGCGGTACAGGTTACTATTGATTAAGTTACCGCCACTACCGGAGCCAAATATCGTCAGGTCAAAGCCTTTATATCTCGCCGTTATGTTCAGACCATAGTAGTAGGTAGGCAAGCCCTGTCCCAGATACGTACGATCATCGTCAGTGATCACCCCATCAGGCACACCGTCAGGGCCGCTTATGTCTCTGAAACGAATATCGCCGGGTGAGGTGCCGTTCTCCTGGAAAGCGTGGTCTGCTACCTCCTGCTGGTCCTGGAAAATACCATCATATACCCAGCCATAATGCTCACCAATAGAGCGGCCTTCTACGTTATAGGTGCCCACACCAGGAAGAGCTTCACGCGGGCCGAGGTCCAGAATCTCATTGTTCAGGGTATAGAAGTTAGGTGAGATCTCGAATGAGAAGTCGCCGATCTCTTCGCGGTATGTAGCACTCAACTCAATACCGGAGTTACGAATAGAACCTGCGTTCGTCGCCAGACCGGCCAGTGAACCGTTTGACAACGGAATGGGCAGGTCAATAAGGACATCCTCAGACGTATTGGAGTAGTATTCCGCAGTGAATTCCAGCTTGCCCTTAAACAGCATGGCGTCCAGGGCAACGTTACGGGTAGTGCGCGTCTCCCACTTAATGGAGGGGTCCACCAAAATAGTAGTTGCTCCACCAAGTACACGTTGTGAACCAAATTGGTAAGGAATGGCGCGGTTAATGGTGCTCAGGTAGCGGTAGTTACCAATCTCCTGGTTACCCAGCTGACCTATACCACCTCTCAATTTCAATTGATTGATGTACTCGGGTAGCTCAAAGTCATTATGGATCTTCCAGGCAAGTCCTACCGAAGGGAAAGTCTTGTAGCGGTTATCCTCAATGAATTTAGAAGAACCATCACGCCTGATATTCATCGTAATCAGGTAACGGTCGTCATAAGAATAATTTACCCGGCCCAGCAGCGAGAAGATAGCCGACTCCTGTATGTTATCCGTCACGCTGAAATTCTCCGCACTGCCCAGGCTTATCACATAAGGCTTGTCCAGGCCAGTACCGGTAGAAGCCACCTCCCTGAATTCAAACTCCTGGTAGGTTTGCCCGGCTACCACATTCAGCTTATGCTTACCGAACTCCCTGTCGAAATTAATCGTGTTCTCGATCAGGTATGAGTTGTTTGTGCGGTTTGCCACTCTCAGGCTGGCAAGGTTATTAGGAAAGAAGTAGCCAAGGTCATACATCGGCTGAAAAAGCTCATCGGTAATGTCCGTATTGTCATACTGCAAATTCAGCTTGTAGCTAAGGCCATCGATAAACTCATACTGTCCGTAGGCATTAGCTAAAATACGGTTCACCACAATATTATTATCTATCAGCGTATTGTAGCCAGGCACGTTCAGCGTAATGGAGTTATGGATGATCTCATCCGCTCCGCCGAAGCCACCTTCGCGATTGGGGTCGTAAACAGGAATAGTAGGTATGGCCTGCAGCAGGTCATTAACCAGGCCGGGACGACCACCTAAAAGGCCCAGGTCGGGCGTGAACAACAGCGGGTTCTCATCAGAGCGCATCACAAAGATGTTTTCACCCACGGTGAATTTACCAAGCTTTGTTTCCGAGTTTACCCGGAAAGAGTAACGCGTGTAATCGGGGCCTGCCCCTACCAGCGTACCCTCATTGTCCAGGTAGTCCAGTGAGATAAAGTAATTTGTGGCTTCCGTACCTCCGCTGAAGTTAAGGTTGTAGTTCATGATGTGACCATCCTTATAGCCTTCATCCTGCCAGTCAGTATTAATGTCGTCTATGAACTGGGGAGAGTTCGGGTCATTGCCAGGGAGCAGAGGCTGACCCGCATTGGTCAGTAATTCATTAACAATGGTCTGGTAGCCCTGTCTGCCCAGCACCGGTATGCGGTCGGGTACCGTCTGCACACCATAATAAGCATTCAGGCCTACTTCCAGCGCTTTGCCTTTTCTGCCGTCTCTGGTCGTAATGATCACTACACCATTAGCCGCACGGTTACCATATATAGCACCGGCAGTGGCATCCTTTAGTATCTGGATAGATTCGATATCATTAGGATTAATGTCCCTGATGCCTCCGGAGATAGGGAAACCATCCACCACGTACAGCGGCTCGGCACTGGTACCGATACCGAAGGTACTGATACCGCGGATCCGTACCGAAGGAGCAGCGCCCGGCTGCCCGTCACTCGTAATAGACACACCAGCCACGCGGCCCTGCATCATTTGAGTAACATCATTAGAGGCCTGCTTCTGTATCTCTTCCGTATCCACCTGGCTTACGGCACCCGTAAGGTCGGATTTTCTTTGTTCACCATATCCCACTACCACTACCTCCTGCAGGTTTTCCACGTCAGACTCCAGGCCCACATTTATAGTGGTCCGGCTGCTGACAGGTACTTCCTGTGAGACAAATCCTATATAAGAAAAAACAAGCGTAGCGTTGGGGTCAACAGTCAGGCTGTAGTTGCCTGCCATATCGGTAACCGTTCCTTGCGTGGTACCTTTAATAAGTACGTTGGCACCGGGAAGAGGCTCCTCTGTGCCGGCCTCCGTTACCGTTCCTTTTACGGTGGTCTGCCCGTAGCTCATAAAGCTAATGCAGGAGAGCAGCACACCAAAGGTCAGAATCCTCAGAGTGGTAAAGATCTTCATACAGTTTTGGGTTATGTTGTCGCGATGGTTTTTACTAACCATTCACCCTCTAAGTTGAAAAACAGGCCGTTTTCCAGGGTGGACACATGTTTTTTAATGGTGGACAGGTGTGTATTCACCCCCTGAAGCCAATTAAGGCTGAAATATATTGATTTTTTCTTACCCGGATTTGTGTTTTAAAGGGAGGTTTTTTATGAAATAAGGGTTTAAGGAGGTTTCAAACGTTTGAAAAAAGGAGTTTAGAGTGATGGGGACGGGTGGTTTTCCTTTCCCACAATGCATGATCACTTATCGTGACGTCTGTCAGGGAAAAGGAGTTTTGGAGGCTGCTGTTAACTACCCGCCACACACACTACCGCGAGATTAGCGAAGCGTATCTCGTGGTTACCATTTTCGTGAAGTTGTACTTCACCTTGCAGACAATTTCCTGTATGAACAGTCCCTGTAATATTTCTGGCCACCGTTACAGAGTTCCGTGCGATCAACCAATAAATGGCAACCCCACCCCATTCCGGGCGAGATCAACCGCCAAAGGTAGGGGAGCTTTTCAAAGTACCTCTGCCAAATTATACTGCTTTGATACATCCCCCGGACTCAGCCTCTGCTTTTCAAATGATATTCTACGCCTGCCCCCTTCGCATCACTATTAGCTTTTCACACAAGCATTCCGGGCCGAAAGGGGGACTTGGTTCCTGCATTTTTATGGGTGAATAGGTATAAACCCTCACTACCGCGAGATTTGCGAAGCGTATCTCGTGGTTACCATTTTCGTGAAGTTGTACTTCACCTGGCAGACAATTTCCTTTAAGAACAGTCCCTGTAATATTTCTGGCTACCGCTACAAGGCCCACTCAGTGCAACCAACAACCTTCTGCACAGGGAGCTTTTCAAAGTACCTCTGCCAAATTATACTGCTTTGATATATCCCCCGGACTCAGCACCTGCTTTTCAAATGATACTCTACGCCTGCCCCCTTCGCCTTGCCATTAGCTTTTCACCCAAGCATTCCGGACCGGAAGGGGGACTTGTCTCCTGCATTTAAAAAGTAAAAGATATGCTCAGATAAGGGCGGGTTCCGCCAGAAGCCCTACACCCTCACCTTCTGCTCCACAAACTCCTTGGGCGACTGGCCGAAATGCTTTTTGAAGAGGCGGGAGAAGTATTTGGGGTCGTTGTAGCCCGATGCGTAGGCCACTTCGGAGATATTGAGCGTATTTCCTTCCAGCAGGCTTTTTGCCTTCTGCATACGCAGATGGTTAATAAACTCACTGGCAGACTGGTTCGTAAGTGAGGTAAGCTTCTTATGGAGCAAACTACGGCTTATGCCCATCTTTTTCACAAATACACCCACATCAAATGACGGATCCTGCAGGTTCTCATTAACCGTATCAATGGCCGATTCAAGGAACTTCTTGTCCTTGCTGTTGCTCGTTACGCTGTCCGCATCGGAAGAGCTGGCAAACTGCATCCTGAGCTTATTCCGGCCATCAATCAGGTTCTGAATAGTGGCTGCCAGCAGATCAAAGTTAAAGGGCTTGGGCAGGTAGGCATCCGCCCCTATTTCCAGTCCTTCTATCTGGTCTTCCACTGAGCTTTTGGCCGTCAGCAGGATCACCGGTATGTGTGAGGTATCCAGGTGCTGCTTTAGGTGCGTACATAGCTCATGCCCGTTCATCTCCGGCATCATGATGTCACTGATAATAATATCGGGGTCATTTTTACGAGCCAGCTCTGCGCCAATCCGGCCATTGCCTGCCTCCAGGATATTATATTGCTCATTCAGGCGACTGGCCACAAAGGTGCGCAGGTCATTATTGTCTTCTACTATCAGCACCGTACTTCTGCCTTTGCGGTGAGTATAGGCCATAGGCTGCACGGTATGCTCCTTCACAGCATTACCCATCAGTTCATCTTTAAAGAATTCGATCTGCTCCATAATCCCGGGACCCTTCCGGCTGCCATGCTCAATTTCCGAGGGCGTGTAGGCACTTTTTAGGCACGGGAACTGCACCTCGAACACAGAGCCCTGTCCCACATTACTCTCAACAAATATCTCACCGTGATGGGAACGTATGAGCGCTTCGGCCAGAGACAGCCCCACACCGGAGCCACCGATCTCCAGGGTTTTCTCTGAAGCCACCCGGTAGAATCGCTTGAATACCAGCGGTAAATTCTCTTCGCTGATTCCTATACCAGAATCGGAGACTCTCAGGCTTATGATACCGTTTTCCCCCTTAATACCGGTTTCCAGTCTGGCCTCTTCCTTTTTCAGCCCCTGCACCTCAAAGCTGATCCTGCCACCTTCGGGGGTATACTTAAAGGCATTGGAAAGAAGATTATAAAGCACATGCTCCATTTTCTCCTTATCGAACCAGACCTCATCGGGCAAGTCCCGCTCTATATAAGAGTAGCGGATGTTCTTTAACTCTGCCAGGGAACGAAAGGCCTCAAATATCATGTAGCAGAAAGCATTCATATCTTCAGAGGTCACCTTCAGGTCCATCTGCCCGTTTTCCACCTTTCTGAAATCCATGATCTGGTTGATCAGGTGCAGCAGGCGCTGCGCATTATGATTGATCAGGTTTAGCGTGTTTAAAACTTCCTCATTAACCTTCCGGTCTTTGATCAGCTTTTGCAATGGCCCTAATATGAGCGTCAGCGGCGTACGGAACTCATGAGATACATTTGTAAAAAAGCTCATCCTGAGCTGGCTTACCAGCTTCACCTTTTTATTCAGGGCGATAAGTTTGTCGCGCTGCGAGAGTATCTCACGGTTCTGCTGCTCCAGCTTGTCCTTTTGACCGCGGATCAGCGCCTGCTTTGTTTCCAGTTCTTCGTTATTGGTCTTCAACTGGGCCGCCTGGGCAGACAACTCTTCATTCTGATGGTTGATCTGTTCCGTTCTTTCCATCACCTGTTTTTCCAGCAGGATCTTTTGCCGCTTCAGGCTGTAGGTACGCCAGCGGATATAGCCCAGTACCATCCCCGCCAGCAGCAACACGAACAAAATCCTGAACCAGGTAGTGTCCCAGAAGGGAGGCTGGATGTGTATGGCGAGTGAGCGCGCTTCCTGCGTAAAGTCACCATTCGGGTCGGAAGCCTTCACCTTAAAAGTATAATCACCCGGTTTCAGGTTGGTATAACTCGCAAACCGCCTGTCCGAACCAACATAGTGCCAGTCCTTTTCAAAGCCTTCCAGTATGTAGGCATACCGGATCATTTCCGGCTCCTGGAAATCAAGAGTTGTAAACTCGATGGTAAAATTCTTTTCACGGTACGATAGATTCAGCTCTTCTGCCTTCATCGGGCTGGTACCCAGAGCTTCCGTGCCATGGTATTTCCTGCCGGGCGTCACAGTCTCGTTCAGCAGTTTGATATTCGTCAGCACCACCTCAGATTGGGCTGTCTGCTCATTGATCCATGCCGGATAGAAAGCATCCAGCCCCTGCATACCACCAAAATACAGCTTCCCCCGGGCATTTTTAAAACTGGCCGACCAATAGTACTGGTTATTAAGCAGCCCGTTTGAGGTATAGAAGTTTCGGAACTTACTTGTCTCAGGGTCAAAAGAAGACAAGCCGTAATCCGTAGAGAGCCACAGGTTTCCCTCTCCATCCTCTTCCATGGCATACACAATGTTATTACCAAGTCCGTGGCGGGTAGTGTAGTTGGTAAAGGTCTCGCTCTCAGAATTAAATTTATTGATGCCCTGTCCATAGGTACCTACCCACAGGCTGCCCCTGCTGTCCTGAAGCAAAGAGATCACATAATTACCACTCAGACTGTTAGAAGCCTCCTGGCGGTGAGTGTACTGCGCTACTTCGGGCTTGGCTGAGGCCGGATGGCTTACCCGGTACAGCCCCGCCCGTGTGCCTACCCATAAATTACCCTCACTATCTATCAGCAGCGTACCCACTTCACTGATCCGGTCAGGGCCAATGTTAAATTTTCTCTCAAACCGCTCGCCTTCAGTATCATAAAAAATCAGACCTCCCAGCGTTCCTATCCACAGGTTACCCGTATGGTCCTCTGCCACTGATGAGATAAAGGTGCTTTGCGGACCGGGCAGGTATTCCCCCATAAACCGGCGAAACCGGCCCGACTGATCATCTGCCATCAGGTTCAACCCTGCCCCCCACGTACCGGCCCATAGCTTGCCCTTCTGGTCGCGGTGGATTACGGTCACAAAGTTGCTGGAAAGTGAGGTAGTGTCCTCTGGCCGGAAGGTATAGTGCCGGTACTTGCCCGTGGCTTTCACATACTTATTAAGTCCGCCCCCGGCCGTTCCTATCCATATATTTCGATCATCTTCAAAAACCGAATTCACCGTACTATGGCTCAGGCTGTTAGGGTCAGTGATCTTATGCTCAAAATGCTCAAACGTGCTCTGATGGGTATTCAGCAGGTTCAGCCCTCCCCTCTCCGTGCCTATCCAGATGTTTTGGTCCCTGTCCAGTAGCAGGCAGTTTACAAAGTTATTGTTCAGCCCCTGGTCACTGTAGTAGCTCTTAGTATAGTTGCGTAGCAGGCGGCCTTCACTGTCCATCACCCCAATACCCCCAAGTGTAGCTACCAGTAATTGTCCGTTTTCGTTTTCTGCCAGGTCCATCACCGCACTATGTGGCAGCGTGGCAGGATCATTTTCATTATGAAAAAATTGGCTGAAAGTACCGGTTGCCGACTCATACCGGTTGAGTCCCCATTCCGTCCCTATCCACATCGTACTATCACTTGCCTGGTGTAATGCCAGTACCTGGTTAGAGGACAAACCGCCGGGAGCACTTTCTATATAAGTGTATGCCCCGTTCCTGATGATGGTGATACCCTGGTCTGTACCTGCCCAGATACTGCCGTCATAAGCACCAGTAGCCGTATTCAGCACCTGGCCTTTTATTTTACCCCTGAGGGTTTCCGTCGCATACTGCTTCCGGCTCTTCCAGTGACCGCCGCTATCCAGAAATTCTATTACGTACAGACGGCTGTCCGTAATCACCAGCGCAGTAGACCTGCTGAGCGGTTCTATCGCTTTTATCTTTCCTCCGATGCCCTCCTGTCCCGACACCAGCCCTGAGGCCTCTGCAAAACGCTGTTCATCATGCAGGTACACAAACAGGCCTTCGCGCGTACCAGCCCATATATTGCCGAAAGCATCTTCATACAAGGCATGTATGAAGTTATTGATCTGCGCATTCTCATTGTTATACACCTTAAACCCATAGCCGTCGTAGCGGCACAGACCGTTCCAGGTGCCCACCCATAAAAAGCCCTGCCTGTCCTGCAGGATACAGTCCACCATATTCTGCGAAAGGCCGTCTTCAATGGTCAGGTATTGAAACTTCATACTCCTGTTCTGCCCAAAAACGACTGCAGCAGTAAGCCAGAGGGCCATAACAGGAAGTATATAAGCGGATTTTTTCATATGTTCTGCAGGACTATGGCGTCAATTACCACCCTCTATGGTAGCTTGGGCAACAGCCATTCACTAGTTTTGTCCGGTTTTATCTATTTTGGTGAATTAGACGAAGATATTAAAAAATAAGTGTACTTTGTACATTATTCAATACATAATGTAAGGCTTTTCACAAGCAATTGCAATCGTTTGAATAGGACTTGAAAAAAACATTAGCCCTTAATGACGCAACCAAACTACAGTGAAGAAGCCAGAATGTTGGTAGCAGTTGACTGCACCATATTCGGCTTTGATGAAGAAGAATTAAAACTGCTCCTCGTAAAAAGAAGCTTTGAACCTGAAAAAGATAAATGGTCACTTATGGGTGGCTTTTTAAGGGATCAGGAAACATCCGATGAGGCCGCAGAACGGGTCCTGCACGACCTCACTGGCCTTCAGCAGGTATTTATGGAACAGGTACATACCTTTACAAAACCCGAGCGTGATCCGGGCGAGCGCACGGTATCCATTGCTTACTATGCCCTTATCAATATCAAGGACCATGACACCGAATTAAGCGAACAGCACGACGCCCAGTGGTTTAGCCTCAAAGACCTGCCCCCTCTTATTTTTGACCACTCCCAGATGGTGCATAAAGCTATCCTCAAGCTCAGGCAGAAGACCTCCACCCAACCCGTAGGCCGCGAACTCCTTCCCCAGAAGTTTACCATGCGCCAGCTCCAGCGTCTGTATGAAGCTATCTACGATGAGGAATTCGACAAGCGTAATTTCACCAAGCGCATCACCCTGACGAATATCCTCAAAAAACTTGATGAAAAAGACATGAGTTCCAGCCGCAAAGGCGCCTATTTATATGAATTCGACCTCGAAAAGGACGGCCATGCCCATAGCTATTCGTTTAATGTATGAGATAACCTGAAGACATTTATCTGGATTAGTACTATTTAACAAGCTTACCAAACCCCTACTCATGAACACCCGCCATACCCCCCTGCTACTTATTACCAGCATTCTCTTAGCCTTTACCCTCGGTACGTCATGCCAGAGCAGTGAAGCCAACCAGGAACAAAAGAAAGGCACTACCTACCACCTATATTTTGCAGGTGGCCAGTCTAACATGGAGGGATACGGCTACACACAGGATTTGCCAGAAGAGTATAGGGATCCTCAGCCAAATGTCATCATCTACAATGGCACTCCCCTGCCGGATGATAACGCGGTAAGCGGTAACGATAAATGGATGCCTCTGGCGCCGGGGCTTGGTGTAGGTTATAAGGCCACCAAAGATTCTGTACAGCTATCCGATCGTTTCGGTCCCGAGTTAAGCTTTGGTAAGCGCATGGCGGAACTGACCGGTGAGAACATCGCCATTATCAAATACGCCAAAGGAGGCTCTTCTATTGCACTCGGTGGCTCACCCTGGGGCACCTGGGGCAAAGACTACCAGGACAGTACCACCATTAACCAGTGGGACCATTTTGAAAACACCGTTCGCCTGGCCATGCAGCAAAAGGATCTCGATAATGATGGCATACAGGACACCCTCATCCCTTCCGGCATAATCTGGATGCAGGGGGAAGCAGACGCCACCCGTGAAGCGGCCTCTGCTTCCTATTATGAAAACCTCTCTACGCTGATGAACCAGATCACGGCTGAGTTTGGCGTGGAGGAGCTACCCATTGTCCTGTGCCGCATAGAAGAATCAGGAAAGACCCCCGAAGACATACTCATGCCCCACATACAGGCTGTATACGATGCGCAGGAGAAGTTTGCTCAGGAGCACGCTCACGTGAGCCTCATACGGCTGGACCAGCCCGTTAACTTTCTGGAAGACAAGTGGCACTACGAAAGCCCCCACTACATCGAAATGGGTAATAAGTTCGCCAACGCCATGACTGAACTGCAGTAACAGCCGGATGGATTAGGACTTGGGTACATATGGTCTGTCCTCCGGTATTCAGGCCAGAGCTGGCTAAAACTAACCTGACTTTACTCTATTAAAGACTTTAAGGTCTGTTACTGTTAAAGTCTTTGACTACCTTTTGGGTAATGGTAATATTGCCTCTTAAGAGCGTAGTACGGCAGCATATTTAATTAACAGCAAGCCTGTTGCTTCATATCCATTAGGGCTTCCCGCTATAAAACCCTACATTAATGCAAGAATTTCGATTTTTTAAAGCTTAATAGGCTTGTAGCTTAACACCTTATCAACCACTTCTTCTACTAGTGGATTATAATCTGTAAGGTAACATTATACTTTCTTGCATTATAATTTTCTGGGTAGTAAAATAAATTAGCCTCTTTAGGATGAGGAACATTGTCGCTAAACAGTTTGTACATCTTATCCTGTTTCTCTTCTGTCTCCTCACAGTCATTCTTACTATCTCTCGTAAACAAATAAATTATTCTGAGGGGCACTGCGAACATACAGCCTATTATCGACGGGGATAGGATATTCTTCAGTACTCATTGTGTTACCTTCCGGCAACTGCTGTACTTCCTCTATCTTTAAAGTTTTTGTATTTAACACCCCAAACTTTCCTTTAATGGCGTGCTTAAAATAGATATGGCTGTTTGATACATTAAATCGGTGTTCACAATTAATATCAACCCTCTCGAACTCTTTCTGTAAATCTGCTTCTTGCTCAATCTCTCCAGATTCAGCATTTAGCACTCTGTATTGACCATAAAACTCAATATTGTAAAGCTTACCGTTATGTAGCTCAAAATTGCTATAGCCCTGATGACGCCATTTTACCTTACCAGTCTGCAAATCCAAGCCTACTAAATAGCGCTCATTCCTACTTAAATCGTCAATTTTGACAATTATGGTATTATCTGTATTATCTATCTGTTTATGACCAACTTTTACAGGGACTCCTAAGTGCCTATCAATATAAAATTCCCAAACTGGATCTGACTCAAATGCCTTATATAAATTAATTTGTCCTTTTTTAACGGATAAATAGTTATCTCTACCTGCGAGTTTATAAACGTTATTTATACCCAATGGAGGAGTAAATACATCTAATATCTTCTCGCTTTTCACATCGAAAAGAACATATACCTTTTTTTTATCTAAAGTTGCAATACATAAAAATTCATCCCTTGTTTTAAAGTATCCATCAAAGTGGAAAGTAGCTTCAAAGTGCTCTGACAAGGCATTTCCATTACCTAAGTTCAAAACCTCAGTCCGTTGCTCTTTCCCTGTTGTCGTTAAGTAAATTTTATCTCCTAATATTTGGTATGAATAATAGTCGTTTGCATGACTCCAAAGTTCACTAAAATCAGTAGAAGACAATTTTCTTATTGCACGTACTCCATTCTCTTCCTGTAAAAGGAATAGCCATAAATTTGACTCTAGACTAAACTTCAAAACCCCTGAAAATTCTTTAATTAGATTCATAGCTACCTCAATCTACCAGTTTAAAAATCTGTTCAAAATTATCTAGATCATCTAAATAATCAATCAAACCATCTACTTTGTCCAAATCGTCCAATAAAGGATTATCAGTTATGCCTTTTAATTTTTCAAGATTCAACTTTGAAAGCTCCGTTCTACCTGGTGTAGATGAAAATGCATTTATAACTTGGGTTTTCAGTTCAGACAGATTATTAAATCCGTTTCCATCAACACCTTTTTTGAAAAAATAAGCAAACTCACCTATATTTTTATTTGTCAAATACCCTGAAAACTGTTTTGAAAAAGAACTAAATCTATTGGCTGGTATAGATCGCCAGTTCTTAAATTCATTAAATACATTTTTAAAAACGCCCTTATCGGTAATTACGTCTACTATAATATCTCCAATATCATCTACTTGGCTGGGTATGGTAGATTCAAACTTCACTATTGTACCCAATTCATCAGCGTTATACTTTAATGTTTTCAAGACAAATGACCCTCCAGCCATTTTGCCACCACTCTCACTCAGTTCTTTTATAAACTCCTTTGCCCCTGGCTTATCAGAGAAGTTGACAAGAAAATGGTCAAGCTCGTCCATTAAGTCACCCATTCCAGACATTCTCTTCCCTACAATACTCGCGCTTTCACCATGAAGCTTGACGATTTGCTCAACCAATTCTTCTTTATTAGTAATATTTCGTTTCGCTGTGATTACAGGAAGAAAATCATCTAATTTAGTATTTTGTAATACTTTATTGAGTTTAGTTAATACATCTGGATCAACTTTCAGGGCTGTTCTACCAGCATCATGCAATAACTTCCACGCCTCAACCACCCCCGGATCGGTATTCGCAAGATCGAAAAATTTCTCAGCAAATGCCGGGTTACTGGCCAGGTCGTCTTCAAGCTTCAGGTAGACAGCTTCGTCCCATCGGCTTACGGTGCTTAGTGCCTCCTCATGGAGCTGGCTCAGGAAGGGTAACTCACCGGGAAACCTTCTGCCACTGAGCGCTGCCTTGAGGGCGGCGGCCAGTTCTCTTTCTTCAAGACTCTGCAGTTCTGCGAAGGCTTCACGGCTGATCACGCCTTCGTCTGCATACTTCTGGCCCAGCTTGAGCAGAGCTCTCCTGCCCAGTTGTTCCCCGCCTTCTTCGAGTCCGTTTTTGGTGATGAGAACCACCAGGGCGGATACCGAGGCCTTGGCAATGACCACGCCCTCGGGACCAATGACCAGTACACCGACGGAGTAGCCGCCTGCCTGGACTACATCACCTCTGAACAGGGAATAGCCCAGCCCTACTCCATCAGCGATAAAGTCAAGTCCGAAGCATCCCAGCGCTACTGAAGCTCCGTCTATGGAGTTATAGACGGTTTGGTCGTACTGCTTCAGTATATAGTCGGTCTTGTCGGTGAAAGCCCAGGCATCTTCCCAGTCTATGGTACTGAGATCTTCATCGCTATAGGCCAGCCTCTCCCGCAGGTCATTGAACG
It contains:
- a CDS encoding two-component regulator propeller domain-containing protein; amino-acid sequence: MKKSAYILPVMALWLTAAVVFGQNRSMKFQYLTIEDGLSQNMVDCILQDRQGFLWVGTWNGLCRYDGYGFKVYNNENAQINNFIHALYEDAFGNIWAGTREGLFVYLHDEQRFAEASGLVSGQEGIGGKIKAIEPLSRSTALVITDSRLYVIEFLDSGGHWKSRKQYATETLRGKIKGQVLNTATGAYDGSIWAGTDQGITIIRNGAYTYIESAPGGLSSNQVLALHQASDSTMWIGTEWGLNRYESATGTFSQFFHNENDPATLPHSAVMDLAENENGQLLVATLGGIGVMDSEGRLLRNYTKSYYSDQGLNNNFVNCLLLDRDQNIWIGTERGGLNLLNTHQSTFEHFEHKITDPNSLSHSTVNSVFEDDRNIWIGTAGGGLNKYVKATGKYRHYTFRPEDTTSLSSNFVTVIHRDQKGKLWAGTWGAGLNLMADDQSGRFRRFMGEYLPGPQSTFISSVAEDHTGNLWIGTLGGLIFYDTEGERFERKFNIGPDRISEVGTLLIDSEGNLWVGTRAGLYRVSHPASAKPEVAQYTHRQEASNSLSGNYVISLLQDSRGSLWVGTYGQGINKFNSESETFTNYTTRHGLGNNIVYAMEEDGEGNLWLSTDYGLSSFDPETSKFRNFYTSNGLLNNQYYWSASFKNARGKLYFGGMQGLDAFYPAWINEQTAQSEVVLTNIKLLNETVTPGRKYHGTEALGTSPMKAEELNLSYREKNFTIEFTTLDFQEPEMIRYAYILEGFEKDWHYVGSDRRFASYTNLKPGDYTFKVKASDPNGDFTQEARSLAIHIQPPFWDTTWFRILFVLLLAGMVLGYIRWRTYSLKRQKILLEKQVMERTEQINHQNEELSAQAAQLKTNNEELETKQALIRGQKDKLEQQNREILSQRDKLIALNKKVKLVSQLRMSFFTNVSHEFRTPLTLILGPLQKLIKDRKVNEEVLNTLNLINHNAQRLLHLINQIMDFRKVENGQMDLKVTSEDMNAFCYMIFEAFRSLAELKNIRYSYIERDLPDEVWFDKEKMEHVLYNLLSNAFKYTPEGGRISFEVQGLKKEEARLETGIKGENGIISLRVSDSGIGISEENLPLVFKRFYRVASEKTLEIGGSGVGLSLAEALIRSHHGEIFVESNVGQGSVFEVQFPCLKSAYTPSEIEHGSRKGPGIMEQIEFFKDELMGNAVKEHTVQPMAYTHRKGRSTVLIVEDNNDLRTFVASRLNEQYNILEAGNGRIGAELARKNDPDIIISDIMMPEMNGHELCTHLKQHLDTSHIPVILLTAKSSVEDQIEGLEIGADAYLPKPFNFDLLAATIQNLIDGRNKLRMQFASSSDADSVTSNSKDKKFLESAIDTVNENLQDPSFDVGVFVKKMGISRSLLHKKLTSLTNQSASEFINHLRMQKAKSLLEGNTLNISEVAYASGYNDPKYFSRLFKKHFGQSPKEFVEQKVRV
- a CDS encoding NUDIX domain-containing protein, which encodes MTQPNYSEEARMLVAVDCTIFGFDEEELKLLLVKRSFEPEKDKWSLMGGFLRDQETSDEAAERVLHDLTGLQQVFMEQVHTFTKPERDPGERTVSIAYYALINIKDHDTELSEQHDAQWFSLKDLPPLIFDHSQMVHKAILKLRQKTSTQPVGRELLPQKFTMRQLQRLYEAIYDEEFDKRNFTKRITLTNILKKLDEKDMSSSRKGAYLYEFDLEKDGHAHSYSFNV
- a CDS encoding sialate O-acetylesterase, which encodes MNTRHTPLLLITSILLAFTLGTSCQSSEANQEQKKGTTYHLYFAGGQSNMEGYGYTQDLPEEYRDPQPNVIIYNGTPLPDDNAVSGNDKWMPLAPGLGVGYKATKDSVQLSDRFGPELSFGKRMAELTGENIAIIKYAKGGSSIALGGSPWGTWGKDYQDSTTINQWDHFENTVRLAMQQKDLDNDGIQDTLIPSGIIWMQGEADATREAASASYYENLSTLMNQITAEFGVEELPIVLCRIEESGKTPEDILMPHIQAVYDAQEKFAQEHAHVSLIRLDQPVNFLEDKWHYESPHYIEMGNKFANAMTELQ